The window AATCGCCTTACCATCTGTACCCCGAGCGAGTGGGCGCGGGGCTGGCTGCAGAAACACTATGCCCCCACCATCACCGAAGTTGTACAGCGGGTAGCGGGGATCCCTTTGCAGGTGGAGTTTTCCGTTTCTCCCCACGCCCTCGCTGAAGAAGAAGCCCACTCAACTGCCATTTCCTCAACATCCCGCAGCAGCAGCAGTTTGCCTGCTTCCGCCACCCTAGGACTGGAGGTGAATGGCGGCCTGCCGATGCGAGCGCCGGATCTCAACCCCAAGTATTCCTTCTCCCGCTTTGTGGTCGGCGCCAACAACCGCATGGCTCATGCTGCGGCCCTAGCGGTGGCCGATAAACCCGGTCGCGCCTACAACCCTCTTTTTCTCTGTGGTGGGGTTGGGCTGGGGAAAACCCACCTGATGCAGGCGATTGGTCACTACCAGCTGGAGGCGGATCGTCGCGCCAAGATTTTTTATGTGTCGACCGAGCGCTTCACCAATGATTTGATCGATGCCATTCGCCGCGATGGTATGCAATCGTTTCGGGAGCATTACCGGGATGTTGATGTTTTGCTAGTAGATGACATCCAGTTCATCGAAGGTAAAGAATACACCCAAGAAGAGTTTTTTCACACCTTTAATACTCTGCATGAATCCGGCAAACAAATTATCCTGGCTGCTGATCGCTCCCCTCATCTGATCCCCCGCCTCCAGGAACGGCTCTGTTCCCGCTTTTCCATGGGCTTGATCGCCGAGATTCAATCGCCCGATATCGAAACCCGCATGGCCATTCTTAAGAAAAAAGCCGAATACGAGGGGATGAATCTACCTGCCGGGGTAATCGAGTACATTGCCACCACCTATACCAACAACATCCGCGAGTTAGAAGGGGCTTTGATTCGAGCAGTGGCCTATGTCTCCATCTCCGGCCTGCCGATGAGTGTAGAGACCATTCAGCCCATCCTCAACCCCCCCACCGAACCGAAAGAGATCACCGCCGATATTGTCATTAGCGTGGTTTGTGAAGAATTCGGCATCGACCGCGACAGTCTTCTCGGCTCCTCCCGCAAGCGGGACATCAGCCAGGCGCGGCAAGTGGCGATGTTTTTGATGCGCCACCATACCAACCTCAGCCTGCCCAAAATCGGCGATTACTTTGGGGGGAAAGATCACACCACAGTTCTCTATAGCTGCGAAAAGGTCAGTCAGTTACAGCGGGAAAGTCTGCAATTTGACCGACAACTGCAAAACTTAGCGGAACGGCTGCGGGTCACCGCCAACAACCGAGACCCCTAAAGGGGCGCAAGTTTTGGGGGTCTAGGCTTTGGAGCCGAGGCACCTGCTATGCCAGCGTTGGACATATTTCGGACAAGGGGTCACTTTGTCATCAC of the Thermostichus vulcanus str. 'Rupite' genome contains:
- the dnaA gene encoding chromosomal replication initiator protein DnaA, which gives rise to MDISLDQLWDEALGHLQVQLSRPTFEAWIKTARAESLVDNRLTICTPSEWARGWLQKHYAPTITEVVQRVAGIPLQVEFSVSPHALAEEEAHSTAISSTSRSSSSLPASATLGLEVNGGLPMRAPDLNPKYSFSRFVVGANNRMAHAAALAVADKPGRAYNPLFLCGGVGLGKTHLMQAIGHYQLEADRRAKIFYVSTERFTNDLIDAIRRDGMQSFREHYRDVDVLLVDDIQFIEGKEYTQEEFFHTFNTLHESGKQIILAADRSPHLIPRLQERLCSRFSMGLIAEIQSPDIETRMAILKKKAEYEGMNLPAGVIEYIATTYTNNIRELEGALIRAVAYVSISGLPMSVETIQPILNPPTEPKEITADIVISVVCEEFGIDRDSLLGSSRKRDISQARQVAMFLMRHHTNLSLPKIGDYFGGKDHTTVLYSCEKVSQLQRESLQFDRQLQNLAERLRVTANNRDP